A window of the Constrictibacter sp. MBR-5 genome harbors these coding sequences:
- a CDS encoding YHS domain-containing protein, producing the protein MLRCAFVAGQTGIAGKGMVPQRGGHGMEVTDPACGKTVDLGEAEPVEHRGWAYFFCSAACRAAFLAAPDRYAASRYERAPPHGEAGKPSRPAQ; encoded by the coding sequence ATGCTCCGGTGCGCGTTCGTTGCCGGGCAAACCGGCATCGCTGGCAAAGGCATGGTTCCTCAGAGAGGAGGTCACGGAATGGAGGTAACAGATCCGGCCTGCGGGAAGACAGTTGATCTCGGAGAGGCCGAGCCGGTCGAGCATCGCGGCTGGGCATATTTCTTCTGCTCCGCCGCTTGCCGCGCCGCATTCCTGGCCGCGCCAGACCGCTATGCCGCGTCGCGTTATGAGCGAGCCCCACCCCATGGCGAAGCCGGGAAGCCATCTCGACCTGCGCAGTGA